A stretch of Candidatus Symbiobacter mobilis CR DNA encodes these proteins:
- a CDS encoding AAA-like domain-containing protein: MKKFNTAGPSIAADHYLIDPLARIDLPEIETLIADKRYFVLHAPRQTGKTTSLLALMHYLNAQETYRALYVNIEAAQALRGDVKAGMAVIGSAVAHAAGLYLQDHRLVEWLGREGQSIPEGDILSRLLAYWSQTSDRPVVLLLDEVDALVGDTLISLLRQIRAGYAQRPEAFPQAMILCGVRDVRDYRIHTAHHEIITGGSAFNIKAVSLRLGNLSEQETRELWQQHQDATGQHIDPAIYPELWQDTAGQPWLVNALGYEVTWQDREARNPQVPITLERYKAARERLIQSRATHLDQLTDKLREPRVHGIVAALLQGEAVTEQFPTDDLQYVEDLGLVRQKPMLALSNRIYQEIIPRELTWSTQVVLTHEQPWYLDDNRRIDVPKLLRAFQQFFRENADAWLEKYDYKEAGPQLLLQAFLQRIVNGGGRISREYGLGRKRTDLFLEWPLDIQQGYLGTVQRVVIEIKIVHDHQSLDTLQKQGIAQTAGYADQCGAQEAHLVLFDRRPGKTWEERIWQSEATEGPRTIVVWGV, translated from the coding sequence ATGAAAAAGTTCAACACCGCTGGCCCCAGCATTGCCGCAGACCATTACCTGATCGACCCGCTGGCGCGCATCGACTTGCCGGAAATCGAGACCTTGATTGCCGACAAGCGGTATTTCGTCCTCCACGCCCCACGTCAAACCGGCAAGACCACATCGCTGCTCGCGTTGATGCACTATTTGAATGCGCAGGAAACATACCGTGCGCTGTACGTCAATATCGAGGCAGCGCAAGCATTGCGCGGGGATGTGAAGGCGGGAATGGCCGTCATCGGCAGCGCAGTGGCCCATGCGGCGGGGCTGTATCTGCAAGACCACCGGTTGGTCGAATGGCTGGGACGAGAGGGGCAATCCATCCCAGAAGGAGACATTCTGTCGCGCCTTCTTGCTTACTGGTCCCAAACCAGTGACCGCCCAGTGGTGTTGCTGCTCGATGAAGTCGATGCGCTGGTCGGCGATACGCTGATTTCGTTGCTGCGCCAAATCCGTGCAGGCTATGCGCAGCGCCCAGAAGCCTTTCCGCAGGCGATGATCTTGTGCGGCGTTCGGGACGTTCGCGACTACCGCATCCACACTGCGCACCATGAAATCATCACCGGCGGGTCAGCATTCAACATCAAAGCCGTGTCATTGCGGCTGGGGAATCTGAGCGAACAGGAAACGCGGGAACTGTGGCAACAGCATCAGGATGCCACCGGCCAGCACATCGACCCTGCGATCTACCCGGAACTGTGGCAAGACACAGCAGGCCAGCCGTGGCTGGTCAACGCCCTGGGGTATGAGGTGACGTGGCAAGACCGCGAAGCACGCAACCCCCAGGTACCGATCACACTGGAACGGTACAAAGCAGCCCGCGAGCGGTTGATCCAAAGCCGGGCCACGCATTTGGACCAGCTCACCGACAAACTCCGGGAACCCCGCGTGCATGGCATCGTGGCGGCGTTGTTGCAAGGCGAAGCAGTGACAGAACAATTCCCGACCGACGACCTGCAATACGTCGAAGACTTGGGATTGGTACGCCAAAAGCCGATGTTGGCTTTGTCCAATCGCATTTACCAGGAAATCATCCCCCGCGAACTCACGTGGTCTACGCAAGTCGTCCTCACCCACGAACAACCTTGGTATCTGGACGACAACCGCCGGATTGATGTGCCCAAATTGCTTCGTGCATTCCAACAATTCTTTCGGGAGAATGCGGATGCCTGGCTAGAAAAATACGACTACAAAGAAGCCGGGCCGCAATTGTTGTTGCAGGCTTTTCTACAGCGCATCGTCAACGGCGGCGGACGAATCAGCCGCGAATATGGGCTGGGAAGAAAACGCACCGATTTGTTTCTGGAATGGCCGTTGGACATACAACAAGGCTATTTGGGGACGGTGCAGCGCGTAGTAATAGAAATCAAAATCGTCCACGACCACCAAAGCCTGGACACATTACAAAAACAGGGAATTGCCCAAACGGCAGGGTATGCCGACCAATGCGGCGCCCAGGAGGCGCATTTGGTTCTTTTTGACAGAAGGCCGGGCAAGACCTGGGAAGAACGGATATGGCAATCCGAAGCCACCGAAGGGCCACGAACTATTGTGGTGTGGGGGGTGTAG
- a CDS encoding site-specific DNA-methyltransferase yields MSDPDTPPTHPDPPLTELLLALVHSDGSPIGNTTLQRALEAKLASMGCTPLTEGAYWQAHAALVTQGLLVKGQGRGGSVRRAAPPTPQADLADGADALALHPQAVPEVVAQAATLPAATAAVQAPMPRVATVAQIISYRHADKRVNNPEVGMVSPATDPEAGKNRWAYDPHLDPALQFDPQRTRIEALIDDALASENPSDLRDALQELKRLQRPYLDWAGKAERTSFDIDTVSLHVHERIDPASILSAVRKAMAANGKGQGAIKAMQQAIQPGLFDAPFENLPLRDAIDFYRHERGWANRLIAGDSLLVMNSLLQKESMAGKVQMIYIDPPYGIKYGSNFQPFVGKRDVKDRADADLTQEPEMIKAFRDTWELGIHSYLTYLRDRLLLAKELLSETGSVFVQISDENLHLIRNLLDEVMGESNYCSTIQVQKTGSQEGALLGATVDFLVWYAKDKSHVRYHQLYLPRQTGDKSLTRYDQVEFPSGASRRFTKAEHLDPFSKPVGRAYQFTSLISDGQSNTGQVFTFHSREFQPKSTSHWKTSVAGLDRVAKTGRIFEADTTIRYKRYLDDFPVVPVDDHWESMQIGKELTYVVQTADRVIERCILMTTDPGDLVFDPTCGSGTTAYVAEKWGRRWITCDTSRVAVTLAKQRLMTASFDYYALKYPHEGLKGGFVYKTVPHVTLKSIANNPEIDTIYGRLHPGIEAALANFNAALAACPPTRPFVVTEGVRKGQKLVFGMSPPLPACGRGVGGEGEAEGTALLEWEVPFDFPPDWPASIQPLWAALHAARQKMQAEMDRSIAAHADQETLFDQPEKAKDKLRITGPFTVEAVPFPSVKSLDEASGPEQADASIARTGESGRQHQWRDELLKTGIRGKGGQRLQFADLEALPSADRIRNLHASGHLDTGERVVVSFGPEHGALEPRQVSNAMYEAGTLFPLPKMLVFCAFAFDPEAAKDIDAIQGITALKAQMNTDLLTEDLKKARTSNQSFWLMGQPEVEVRRVFLPSPAGGKGAEGEEKYYQVEVHGFDYFDTVKGELVSGGKNNIAMWALDTDYDERSLFPKQVFFPMAGKGEGWEKLKKDIRAELDESLLQAFHGTVSLPFAAGDNRKIAVKIVDDRGIESLKVMNLEG; encoded by the coding sequence ATGAGCGATCCCGACACACCACCAACCCATCCCGATCCGCCCTTGACCGAGCTGCTGCTGGCCCTGGTGCACTCTGACGGCAGCCCCATTGGCAACACCACACTCCAACGTGCGCTGGAAGCCAAGCTCGCCAGCATGGGGTGTACGCCACTCACCGAAGGCGCTTACTGGCAGGCGCATGCCGCCCTTGTCACACAAGGTCTGCTGGTCAAGGGCCAGGGGCGTGGCGGCTCGGTGCGGCGCGCTGCACCGCCAACACCACAGGCTGATCTGGCGGATGGCGCGGATGCATTGGCGCTGCATCCCCAAGCTGTACCGGAGGTCGTCGCCCAAGCCGCCACCCTGCCAGCAGCCACAGCAGCGGTGCAAGCGCCCATGCCACGTGTTGCCACGGTAGCGCAGATCATTTCTTATCGCCATGCGGACAAAAGGGTGAACAACCCCGAAGTGGGCATGGTCTCGCCGGCCACTGACCCTGAAGCGGGCAAAAACCGCTGGGCCTACGACCCGCATCTGGACCCTGCCTTGCAGTTTGACCCCCAACGTACACGCATTGAGGCGTTGATTGATGATGCGTTGGCATCGGAAAACCCGTCAGATCTGCGTGATGCGCTTCAGGAATTGAAGCGATTGCAGCGCCCCTATTTGGACTGGGCAGGCAAGGCCGAGCGCACCAGTTTTGACATCGACACCGTCAGCCTGCACGTGCATGAGCGCATCGACCCTGCAAGCATTTTGTCTGCCGTGCGCAAAGCCATGGCCGCCAACGGGAAAGGCCAGGGTGCGATAAAAGCCATGCAGCAAGCCATACAACCCGGTTTGTTTGATGCGCCGTTTGAAAACCTGCCGCTGCGCGATGCAATCGATTTTTACCGCCACGAGCGCGGATGGGCGAATCGGTTGATTGCCGGTGACAGCTTGCTGGTCATGAACAGCCTGCTACAAAAAGAAAGCATGGCTGGAAAGGTGCAGATGATCTACATCGACCCGCCCTACGGCATCAAGTACGGCAGCAATTTCCAGCCTTTTGTAGGCAAGCGCGATGTCAAAGACCGCGCAGATGCCGACCTGACCCAAGAACCTGAAATGATCAAGGCGTTTCGGGATACCTGGGAATTGGGGATTCATTCGTACTTGACCTATTTGCGGGATAGGCTGCTATTGGCCAAGGAATTGCTCAGTGAGACGGGAAGCGTGTTTGTCCAGATTTCGGATGAAAACTTGCATTTGATACGAAATCTTCTGGATGAAGTTATGGGTGAAAGCAACTATTGCTCAACCATACAAGTTCAAAAAACAGGCAGTCAGGAAGGCGCACTACTCGGCGCTACTGTTGATTTTTTGGTTTGGTACGCCAAGGATAAAAGTCACGTTAGATATCACCAACTCTATTTACCTCGTCAAACTGGCGATAAGTCTTTAACGCGCTATGACCAAGTTGAGTTTCCAAGCGGCGCATCCCGGCGATTCACCAAAGCCGAACATTTAGACCCATTTAGTAAACCGGTAGGCAGAGCCTACCAGTTTACTAGCTTAATCTCTGATGGTCAGTCAAATACGGGACAGGTGTTCACTTTCCATAGTCGTGAGTTCCAACCAAAGTCCACATCGCATTGGAAAACATCTGTGGCTGGACTCGACCGCGTGGCGAAAACAGGAAGGATTTTTGAGGCTGACACCACGATTCGGTACAAACGATATCTTGATGATTTTCCAGTCGTACCTGTCGATGACCACTGGGAATCCATGCAAATCGGTAAGGAGTTGACTTACGTCGTCCAGACCGCAGACAGGGTCATCGAACGCTGCATCCTAATGACCACCGACCCCGGTGACCTGGTTTTCGACCCCACCTGCGGTAGCGGCACCACCGCGTATGTCGCCGAAAAATGGGGCCGGCGCTGGATTACCTGCGATACCTCTCGCGTGGCCGTCACCCTGGCCAAGCAGCGGTTGATGACCGCCAGCTTTGACTATTACGCGCTGAAATACCCGCACGAAGGATTGAAAGGCGGCTTTGTCTACAAAACCGTTCCGCACGTCACCCTCAAAAGTATTGCCAACAACCCTGAGATCGACACCATTTACGGGCGGCTGCATCCGGGCATCGAGGCTGCGCTGGCGAACTTCAACGCGGCGCTGGCAGCCTGTCCACCCACCCGGCCGTTTGTGGTGACCGAAGGCGTTCGCAAAGGGCAAAAGCTGGTTTTTGGTATGTCACCCCCTTTGCCTGCTTGCGGGAGAGGGGTGGGGGGTGAGGGCGAAGCCGAAGGCACCGCGCTGCTGGAATGGGAAGTGCCTTTTGATTTCCCTCCAGACTGGCCTGCATCCATCCAGCCTCTATGGGCTGCCTTGCACGCCGCACGCCAAAAAATGCAGGCGGAGATGGATCGTTCCATCGCCGCACATGCCGACCAGGAAACCCTGTTCGACCAACCTGAAAAGGCCAAAGACAAACTCCGCATCACCGGCCCGTTCACCGTCGAGGCCGTTCCATTCCCCAGCGTCAAATCGCTGGATGAGGCCAGCGGTCCGGAACAGGCCGATGCGAGCATTGCCCGCACGGGGGAGAGCGGACGCCAGCACCAGTGGCGTGACGAATTGCTGAAAACAGGCATTCGCGGCAAGGGCGGACAGAGGTTGCAATTTGCCGATCTGGAAGCACTGCCTTCGGCCGACCGCATCCGCAACCTGCACGCCAGCGGTCACCTGGACACGGGGGAACGGGTGGTGGTGAGCTTTGGCCCCGAACATGGGGCACTCGAACCAAGGCAGGTCAGCAATGCGATGTACGAGGCAGGCACCTTGTTCCCGCTGCCCAAAATGCTGGTGTTTTGCGCCTTTGCCTTCGACCCCGAAGCCGCCAAGGATATCGATGCCATCCAAGGCATTACCGCCTTGAAAGCGCAGATGAACACCGACCTATTGACCGAAGACCTGAAAAAAGCCCGAACCAGCAACCAGAGCTTTTGGCTGATGGGACAGCCTGAGGTGGAGGTGCGCCGTGTATTTCTCCCCTCGCCCGCAGGCGGGAAAGGGGCAGAGGGGGAGGAAAAGTACTATCAAGT